A single window of Nicotiana tomentosiformis chromosome 1, ASM39032v3, whole genome shotgun sequence DNA harbors:
- the LOC104102341 gene encoding H/ACA ribonucleoprotein complex subunit 3-like protein, which yields MTVLCQFFSSLNRRSSSGEKLARMYLQFYINENGDKVYTTKKESPLGLATESAHPARFSPDDKYSRQRVLLKKRFGLLPTQKPPQKY from the exons ATGACTGTTCTGTGTCAATTTTTTAGCTCCTTAAACCGGCGAAGCAGCTCAG GTGAAAAATTAGCGAGGATGTATCTCCAGTTTTACATCAATGAGAATGGTGACAAAGTTTACACCACTAAG AAAGAGTCACCACTGGGTTTGGCCACAGAATCCGCTCACCCAG CCCGCTTTTCACCCGATGATAAATATTCAAGGCAGAGAGTGCTTCTGAAGAAGCGATTTGGTTTGCTTCCAACCCAAAAGCCACCTCAAAAGTACTAG
- the LOC104102342 gene encoding uncharacterized protein At1g03900-like has translation MSFEEDEESFEHTLLVVREVSVFKIPPRPTSGGYKCGEWLQSDKIWTGRLRVVSCKERCEIRLEDPNSGELFAACFVPPGQRESSVESVLDSSRYFVLKIEDGRGKHAFIGLGFNERNEAFDFNVALSDHEKYVKRENEKEVGDGEASDDNHIDIHPAVNHRLKEGETIRISVKNKPSSGTGMLSAVGLAAGTTGAVNKTPALAPPPSGGNKIRSPLPPPPNDPATARKTSTSPSIALKENTKHSTDPLSDLSQIERSLPSATGSGSSKTTAAGWAAF, from the exons ATGTCGTTTGAAGAGGACGAAGAGTCGTTTGAGCACACGCTCCTGGTGGTGCGTGAGGTGTCCGTTTTCAAAATCCCACCACGGCCGACGAGTGGTGGTTACAAGTGCGGCGAATGGCTACAATCCGACAAGATCTGGACGGGTCGGCTCCGGGTCGTATCGTGCAAGGAACGATGCGAGATCCGACTCGAGGATCCAAACTCCGGTGAGCTGTTCGCGGCGTGTTTCGTGCCGCCGGGACAGAGAGAGAGCTCGGTTGAATCGGTGCTCGACTCGTCGAGGTACTTCGTGTTGAAGATCGAGGATGGGAGAGGGAAGCACGCGTTCATCGGGCTAGGGTTTAATGAAAGGAACGAAGCGTTCGATTTCAATGTGGCATTGTCTGATCACGAGAAGTATGTGAAGAGAGAGAATGAGAAGGAAGTTGgagatggtgaggctagtgatgATAATCACATTGATATTCATCCTGCTGTTAATCACCGATTAAAG GAAGGTGAAACAATCCGGATAAGTGTGAAGAACAAACCATCTAGTGGGACAGGCATGCTTTCGGCTGTGGGATTGGCGGCTGGAACTACAGGAGCTGTGAATAAAACTCCAGCCCTGGCACCTCCGCCTAGTGGAGGTAACAAGATTAGGTCTCCTCTTCCACCCCCTCCAAATGATCCAGCTACTGCTCGGAAGACTTCTACCTCTCCCAGTATTGCTCTAAAGGAAAACACCAAGCATTCCACTGATCCGCTTTCAGATCTCTCTCAAATTGAG AGAAGCCTGCCTTCAGCCACGGGATCCGGATCAAGTAAAACCACAGCAGCTGGATGGGCAGCGTTTTAA
- the LOC104102344 gene encoding protein CHROMATIN REMODELING 8, which produces MEEEEEDKILLSSLGVTSANPEDIEHDILEKATRHPGESNEATGSAEEEIVERKKGNEEGQDKKLDLYNKLRAVEVEIDAIKSGFGHLERFRRHEEEVPDTDGRSEAKQTESEQSVIQAPLDDSNLQHALADDRLRSLLKTKAQLKKELLDFTDDTSRDALIRDLVKDQPEFKRKVKEVQKSSNKKSKRRKTTLLDDDDDFDAVLTAASSGFVETERDALVRKGMLTPFHQLKGFERRVQDSESFGRQSTAADINSNDNDLASTSIDKAVQSISQAAQARPTTKLLDSASLPKLEAPTHPFQRLRKPLKIPQSLETTPEKNGDGTRKKKRPLPSKKWRKLASREQSQNEGSDVNTSSHEDNQGDIEDVEPPFVALEGGFRIPETIFNSLFDYQKVGVQWLWELHCQRAGGIIGDEMGLGKTVQVLSFLGSLHFSNMYKPSIIICPVTLLRQWKREAKKWYPSFHVEILHDSAHDLSSKKKQADSESDYESEDLLDSETEGHTSSRTSKKWDPVIARVVRSNSGLLITTYEQLRILGEKLLDIEWGYAVLDEGHRIRNPNAEVTLVCKQLQTVHRIIMTGAPIQNKLSELWSLFDFVFPGKLGVLPVFEAEFAVPISVGGYANATPLQVSTAYRCAVVLRDLIMPYLLRRMKADVNAHLTKKTEHVLFCSLTPEQRSVYRAFLASSEVEQIFDGNRNSLYGIDVMRKICNHPDLLEREHSCRDPDYGNPERSGKMKVVAEVLKVWKEQGHRVLLFSQTQQMLDIFERFLVTCEYNYRRMDGVTPVKQRMALIDEFNNTDDIFIFILTTKVGGLGTNLTGANRVIIFDPDWNPSTDMQARERAWRIGQKKDVTVYRLITRGTIEEKVYHRQIYKHFLTNKILKNPQQRRFFKARDMKDLFTLNDDENGGSTETSSIFSQVSEDVNIVGAPDNQDKRSFKATSEKDGDSNIGGGNNSKTKGNVGDGNSNGELDGEASILQSLFDAHGIHSAMNHDAIMNAHDEEKLKLEEQASQVAQRAAEALRQSRMLRSRENVAVPTWTGKSGAAGGPSSVKRKFGSTVNPQLTSKLSEESLNDSASRANAFAAGASAGKALSSAELLARIRGNQEKAVSDGLVHQFGMSASTSNGRAGSLNSGHRSASCSYVVQPEVLVLQICTFIQQRGGKTNSASIVDHFRDRVPSKDLPLFKDLLKEIATLDKQPSGSFWVLKPEYQDQ; this is translated from the exons AtggaagaagaggaggaagatAAGATTTTACTCAGCAGTTTGGGTGTGACCTCTGCAAATCCTGAAGATATTGAACATGACATCTTGGAAAAG GCAACAAGGCACCCTGGGGAGAGCAATGAAGCTACCGGGAGTGCTGAAGAAGAGATAGTGGAAAGAAAGAAAGGCAATGAAGAAGGACAGGATAAGAAATTAGATTTGTATAATAAACTGAGAGCAGTAGAAGTAGAAATAGATGCGATTAAGAGTGGTTTTGGACACTTGGAGCGCTTCAGAAGACATGAGGAGGAAGTCCCAGATACTGATGGTAGAAGCGAGGCAAAGCAGACAGAGAGTGAGCAAAGCGTTATTCAGGCACCTCTGGATGATTCAAACCTTCAACATGCTTTAGCTGATGATCGTCTAAGAAGTCTTCTCAAAACGAAGGCTCAACTTAAGAAAGAACTTTTGGATTTTACTGATGATACTTCGCGTGATGCATTGATACGAGATCTTGTTAAGGATCAACCTGAATTCAAAAGAAAGGTGAAGGAAGTTCAGAAATCAAGCAACAAGAAGAGCAAACGGCGGAAGACGACATTgctggatgatgatgatgattttgATGCAGTGTTAACTGCAGCATCTTCTGGATTTGTTGAAACA GAAAGAGATGCACTGGTAAGGAAAGGAATGTTAACCCCCTTCCACCAGCTCAAAGGCTTTGAACGTCGGGTTCAAGATTCGGAGTCTTTTGGCAGACAAAGTACTGCAGCTGATATAAACAGTAATGACAATGACCTGGCTTCCACCAGTATAGACAAGGCTGTCCAGTCAATTTCACAGGCAGCTCAAGCTCGTCCAACCACCAAGTTGCTTGATTCTGCTTCATTACCAAAACTCGAGGCACCAACCCACCCTTTCCAAAGACTAAGGAAACCCCTTAAAATCCCTCAATCGTTAGAGACTACACCAGAGAAGAATGGAGATGGTACCAGGAAGAAGAAAAGACCGTTACCTAGCAAGAAGTGGAGAAAGTTGGCATCTCGTGAGCAAAGCCAGAATGAAGGATCAG ATGTCAATACCTCCAGTCATGAGGACAACCAAGGGGATATTGAAGATGTAGAACCTCCTTTTGTGGCACTTGAAGGTGGATTCAGAATCCCGGAAACTATCTTTAACAGTCTTTTTGACTATCAGAAGGTTGGTGTACAGTGGCTGTGGGAACTTCACTGTCAAAGAGCTGGTGGGATAATTGGAGATGAGATGGGACTTGGTAAAACCGTACAGGTTTTATCTTTTCTTGGATCACTGCATTTTAGCAATATGTATAAGCCAAGCATTATCATTTGTCCTGTCACTCTTTTGAGGCAATGGAAGAGGGAAGCTAAAAAATGGTATCCCAGCTTCCACGTGGAGATATTACATGATTCAGCTCATGATCTATCAAGTAAAAAGAAGCAAGCAGATTCTGAAAGTGACTATGAAAGCGAAGATCTGCTTGACAGTGAGACTGAAGGACACACATCTTCGAGGACTTCCAAAAAATGGGATCCCGTGATAGCTCGTGTTGTAAGATCAAATTCTGGACTATTGATCACCACTTATGAGCAACTCCGTATATTGGGAGAGAAATTACTTGACATCGAATGGGGTTATGCAGTGTTAGATGAAGGACATCGAATTCGGAATCCAAATGCTGAAGTTACTCTTGTATGCAAGCAGCTCCAGACTGTTCACCGTATCATAATGACAGGGGCCCCAATTCAAAACAAGCTGAGTGAACTGTGGTCATTGTTTGATTTTGTCTTCCCTGGAAAGTTGGGAGTTCTACCTGTGTTTGAGGCTGAATTTGCTGTTCCCATTTCTGTTGGGGGGTATGCTAATGCAACACCCTTGCAAGTTTCCACAGCTTACAG ATGCGCTGTGGTGTTGCGTGACTTAATCATGCCTTACCTCCTCCGGCGGATGAAAGCTGATGTCAATGCTCATCTCACTAAGAAAACTGAGCATGTCCTCTTCTGCAGCCTCACACCAGAGCAGCGATCTGTTTACCGAGCTTTTCTTGCTAGCTCTGAGGTTGAACAGATCTTTGATGGGAACAGGAATTCTCTGTATGGAATTGATGTAATGCGGAAAATTTGCAACCATCCCGATCTTCTTGAGAGAGAACACTCCTGTAGAGATCCAGACTATGGAAATCCTGAACGCAGTGGGAAAATGAAAGTTGTTGCAGAAGTGCTTAAGGTATGGAAAGAACAGGGGCACCGTGTTCTCCTTTTTTCTCAAACTCAACAGATGCTTGatattttcgagagatttctggTTACTTGTGAGTACAATTATAGGCGGATGGATGGTGTCACTCCTGTAAAGCAGAGGATGGCTTTGATAGATGAATTTAACAATACAGATGATATTTTCATCTTCATCTTGACAACAAAAGTTGGTGGTCTGGGGACAAACTTGACAGGAGCTAACAGAGTAATCATTTTTGATCCTGACTGGAACCCATCAACTGACATGCAG GCCCGGGAGCGTGCTTGGCGAATTGGTCAGAAAAAGGATGTTACAGTGTATCGATTGATTACCCGAGGAACCATAGAGGAGAAGGTGTATCATCGACAGATTTACAAGCACTTTCTTACCAACAAAATATTGAAGAACCCACAGCAAAGAAGATTTTTCAAAGCAAGAGATATGAAGGATCTCTTTACATTAAATGATGATGAAAATGGGGGATCTACAGAAACATCTAGCATTTTCAGCCAGGTATCTGAAGATGTGAACATTGTTGGGGCCCCAGATAATCAAGATAAACGATCTTTTAAAGCAACGTCAGAAAAGGATGGTGATTCCAATATTGGCGGGGGAAACAACTCAAAAACCAAGGGAAACGTGGGAGATGGTAACAGCAATGGGGAGTTAGATGGAGAAGCAAGCATCCTGCAGAGTCTTTTTGACGCTCATGGGATCCAT AGTGCGATGAATCATGATGCTATCATGAATGCTCATGATGAAGAGAAGTTGAAGCTAGAGGAGCAGGCATCCCAAGTAGCTCAGAGAGCTGCAGAAGCACTGCGACAATCAAGAATGCTTCGAAGTCGAGAAAATGTAGCAGTGCCAACTTGGACTGGCAAATCAGGAGCTGCTGGGGGGCCATCATCTGTTAAAAGGAAATTTGGTTCTACTGTTAATCCTCAATTAACCAGTAAGTTATCTGAAGAATCATTGAATGACTCTGCTAGTAGGGCAAATGCTTTTGCTGCTGGGGCATCTGCTGGAAAAGCATTATCTTCAGCGGAGTTATTGGCTAGGATTAGGGGGAACCAAGAGAAAGCCGTTAGTGATGGACTTGTGCATCAGTTTGGTATGTCGGCTTCAACCTCAAATGGCAGAGCAGGTTCTCTAAATAGTGGGCATCGGAGTGCATCTTGTAGCTACGTAGTTCAGCCAGAGGTGTTGGTTCTCCAGATCTGCACGTTTATACAACAGAGAGGTGGGAAAACCAATTCAGCCAGCATTGTAGATCATTTCAGGGACCGGGTACCATCAAAGGATCTGCCACTGTTCAAGGATCTTTTGAAGGAAATAGCGACTCTGGATAAACAACCTAGTGGATCTTTTTGGGTGTTAAAGCCTGAATACCAGGATCAGTAG